A window from Theobroma cacao cultivar B97-61/B2 chromosome 3, Criollo_cocoa_genome_V2, whole genome shotgun sequence encodes these proteins:
- the LOC18604023 gene encoding jmjC domain-containing protein 4 isoform X1: protein MGIKIGGQIEKVNGRELSYSEFAERYLAKNQPVVLTGLMDDWGACKDWVSSNGQPNLHFFSTHFGKSKVQVADCGTREFTDQKRVEMSVLEFVNHWLQGSVEDLDGNGNGKSVLYLKDWHFVKEYPEYLAYKTPVFFTDDWLNFYLDNYRMHDDPDTNQENNDICCSDYRFVYMGAKGSWTPLHADVFRSYSWSANVCGKKKWLFLPPLQCHLLFDRNMKSSVYNIFDDISETKFSGFKKAIWMECIQEQNEIIFVPSGWYHQVHNLEDTISINHNWFNAYNLSWVWDLLLRDYKEAKEYIEDIKDICDNFEGLCQRNLAANTGMNFNDFFIFISRFSLANVVELYYIHNESKSKSSNRHWSDMVQHFAQNLASMRKIALKMKSEGGVQGNLGILDLRESLSDPKFLKLCSGLGRIYAVIHEQENWSCTMRKVLMAEFENYGSRVCSPEDLVKFIDYAVSKLSGNGTEQNTLLSVLYDAQPRQQN, encoded by the exons ATGGGTATAAAGATTGGGGGGCAGATTGAGAAGGTAAATGGAAGAGAACTTTCCTATAGTGAGTTTGCTGAAAGATACTTAGCCAAAAACCAGCCTGTGGTTTTAACTGGTTTGATGGATGATTGGGGAGCTTGCAAAGACTGGGTTTCCTCCAATGGACAACCTAACCTCCATTTCTTCTCTACCCATTTTGGTAAATCCAAAGTTCAG GTTGCAGATTGTGGTACAAGGGAATTCACTGATCAGAAAAGGGTAGAGATGTCTGTTTTGGAGTTTGTTAATCACTGGCTTCAGGGTTCTGTAGAGGACCTTGATGGTAATGGTAATGGCAAGTCGGTGCTTTATTTGAAGGACTGGCATTTTGTGAAG GAGTATCCAGAATATCTAGCGTACAAAACTCCGGTGTTTTTTACTGATGATTGGCTCAATTTTTATCTTGACAATTATCGTATGCATGACGATCCAGACACTAACCAAGAGAATAATGATATATGTTGCTCTGATTATCGTTTTGTGTATATGGGAGCAAAAG GATCCTGGACACCTCTTCATGCTGATGTTTTCAGATCATATAGTTGGTCAGCCAACGTGTGTGGCAAGAAGAAGTGGCTTTTTCTGCCTCCTCTGCAATGCCATCTTCTGTTTGACAG GAACATGAAAAGCTCTGTCTATAATATCTTTGATGACATTAGTGAAACTAAATTCTCTGGTTTTAAGAAG GCAATCTGGATGGAATGCATACAGGAACAGAATGAAATTATCTTTGTGCCTAGTGGATGGTACCATCAAGTCCATAATCTG gaGGACACAATATCAATAAACCACAACTGGTTCAATGCCTACAATCTCTCTTGGGTG TGGGATCTGCTATTAAGAGACTACAAGGAGGCCAAGGAGTACATAGAGGATATCAAAGACATCTGTGACAATTTTGAAGGTCTCTGTCAACGTAATCTTGCAGCAAACACAG GCATGAATTTTAATgacttcttcatcttcatatCACGCTTTTCATTAGCCAATGTGGTGGAACTGTATTATATACATAATGAATCAAAGTCCAAAAGTTCAAACAGGCATTGGTCTGATATGGTGCAGCATTTTGCTCAAAACCTTGCATCTATGCGGAAAATAGCATTGAAGATGAAATCTGAAGGTGGTGTGCAAGGAAATCTTGGCATCCTGGATTTGAGAGAATCTCTAAGTGATCCTAAGTTTCTTAAACTATGCAGTGGTTTGGGCAGAATATATGCAGTGATCCATGAACAAGAGAATTGGAGCTGTACTATGAGGAAAGTTTTGATGGCTGAATTTGAGAATTATGGATCTCGAGTTTGTAGTCCTGAAGATCTTGTTAAATTTATAGACTATGCCGTTTCAAAACTTAGTGGCAATGGCACTGAACAGAACACTTTGCTGTCTGTGTTATATGATGCCCAGCCACGTCAGCAAAATTAG
- the LOC18604023 gene encoding jmjC domain-containing protein 4 isoform X3: protein MGIKIGGQIEKVNGRELSYSEFAERYLAKNQPVVLTGLMDDWGACKDWVSSNGQPNLHFFSTHFGKSKVQVADCGTREFTDQKRVEMSVLEFVNHWLQGSVEDLDGNGSWTPLHADVFRSYSWSANVCGKKKWLFLPPLQCHLLFDRNMKSSVYNIFDDISETKFSGFKKAIWMECIQEQNEIIFVPSGWYHQVHNLEDTISINHNWFNAYNLSWVWDLLLRDYKEAKEYIEDIKDICDNFEGLCQRNLAANTGMNFNDFFIFISRFSLANVVELYYIHNESKSKSSNRHWSDMVQHFAQNLASMRKIALKMKSEGGVQGNLGILDLRESLSDPKFLKLCSGLGRIYAVIHEQENWSCTMRKVLMAEFENYGSRVCSPEDLVKFIDYAVSKLSGNGTEQNTLLSVLYDAQPRQQN, encoded by the exons ATGGGTATAAAGATTGGGGGGCAGATTGAGAAGGTAAATGGAAGAGAACTTTCCTATAGTGAGTTTGCTGAAAGATACTTAGCCAAAAACCAGCCTGTGGTTTTAACTGGTTTGATGGATGATTGGGGAGCTTGCAAAGACTGGGTTTCCTCCAATGGACAACCTAACCTCCATTTCTTCTCTACCCATTTTGGTAAATCCAAAGTTCAG GTTGCAGATTGTGGTACAAGGGAATTCACTGATCAGAAAAGGGTAGAGATGTCTGTTTTGGAGTTTGTTAATCACTGGCTTCAGGGTTCTGTAGAGGACCTTGATGGTAATG GATCCTGGACACCTCTTCATGCTGATGTTTTCAGATCATATAGTTGGTCAGCCAACGTGTGTGGCAAGAAGAAGTGGCTTTTTCTGCCTCCTCTGCAATGCCATCTTCTGTTTGACAG GAACATGAAAAGCTCTGTCTATAATATCTTTGATGACATTAGTGAAACTAAATTCTCTGGTTTTAAGAAG GCAATCTGGATGGAATGCATACAGGAACAGAATGAAATTATCTTTGTGCCTAGTGGATGGTACCATCAAGTCCATAATCTG gaGGACACAATATCAATAAACCACAACTGGTTCAATGCCTACAATCTCTCTTGGGTG TGGGATCTGCTATTAAGAGACTACAAGGAGGCCAAGGAGTACATAGAGGATATCAAAGACATCTGTGACAATTTTGAAGGTCTCTGTCAACGTAATCTTGCAGCAAACACAG GCATGAATTTTAATgacttcttcatcttcatatCACGCTTTTCATTAGCCAATGTGGTGGAACTGTATTATATACATAATGAATCAAAGTCCAAAAGTTCAAACAGGCATTGGTCTGATATGGTGCAGCATTTTGCTCAAAACCTTGCATCTATGCGGAAAATAGCATTGAAGATGAAATCTGAAGGTGGTGTGCAAGGAAATCTTGGCATCCTGGATTTGAGAGAATCTCTAAGTGATCCTAAGTTTCTTAAACTATGCAGTGGTTTGGGCAGAATATATGCAGTGATCCATGAACAAGAGAATTGGAGCTGTACTATGAGGAAAGTTTTGATGGCTGAATTTGAGAATTATGGATCTCGAGTTTGTAGTCCTGAAGATCTTGTTAAATTTATAGACTATGCCGTTTCAAAACTTAGTGGCAATGGCACTGAACAGAACACTTTGCTGTCTGTGTTATATGATGCCCAGCCACGTCAGCAAAATTAG
- the LOC18604023 gene encoding jmjC domain-containing protein 4 isoform X2, which yields MGIKIGGQIEKVNGRELSYSEFAERYLAKNQPVVLTGLMDDWGACKDWVSSNGQPNLHFFSTHFGKSKVQVADCGTREFTDQKRVEMSVLEFVNHWLQGSVEDLDGNGNGKSVLYLKDWHFVKDPGHLFMLMFSDHIVGQPTCVARRSGFFCLLCNAIFCLTGMHNFLRYVLLDRNMKSSVYNIFDDISETKFSGFKKAIWMECIQEQNEIIFVPSGWYHQVHNLEDTISINHNWFNAYNLSWVWDLLLRDYKEAKEYIEDIKDICDNFEGLCQRNLAANTGMNFNDFFIFISRFSLANVVELYYIHNESKSKSSNRHWSDMVQHFAQNLASMRKIALKMKSEGGVQGNLGILDLRESLSDPKFLKLCSGLGRIYAVIHEQENWSCTMRKVLMAEFENYGSRVCSPEDLVKFIDYAVSKLSGNGTEQNTLLSVLYDAQPRQQN from the exons ATGGGTATAAAGATTGGGGGGCAGATTGAGAAGGTAAATGGAAGAGAACTTTCCTATAGTGAGTTTGCTGAAAGATACTTAGCCAAAAACCAGCCTGTGGTTTTAACTGGTTTGATGGATGATTGGGGAGCTTGCAAAGACTGGGTTTCCTCCAATGGACAACCTAACCTCCATTTCTTCTCTACCCATTTTGGTAAATCCAAAGTTCAG GTTGCAGATTGTGGTACAAGGGAATTCACTGATCAGAAAAGGGTAGAGATGTCTGTTTTGGAGTTTGTTAATCACTGGCTTCAGGGTTCTGTAGAGGACCTTGATGGTAATGGTAATGGCAAGTCGGTGCTTTATTTGAAGGACTGGCATTTTGTGAAG GATCCTGGACACCTCTTCATGCTGATGTTTTCAGATCATATAGTTGGTCAGCCAACGTGTGTGGCAAGAAGAAGTGGCTTTTTCTGCCTCCTCTGCAATGCCATCTTCTGTTTGACAGGCATGCACAACTTCTTGCGCTATGTATTATTAGACAG GAACATGAAAAGCTCTGTCTATAATATCTTTGATGACATTAGTGAAACTAAATTCTCTGGTTTTAAGAAG GCAATCTGGATGGAATGCATACAGGAACAGAATGAAATTATCTTTGTGCCTAGTGGATGGTACCATCAAGTCCATAATCTG gaGGACACAATATCAATAAACCACAACTGGTTCAATGCCTACAATCTCTCTTGGGTG TGGGATCTGCTATTAAGAGACTACAAGGAGGCCAAGGAGTACATAGAGGATATCAAAGACATCTGTGACAATTTTGAAGGTCTCTGTCAACGTAATCTTGCAGCAAACACAG GCATGAATTTTAATgacttcttcatcttcatatCACGCTTTTCATTAGCCAATGTGGTGGAACTGTATTATATACATAATGAATCAAAGTCCAAAAGTTCAAACAGGCATTGGTCTGATATGGTGCAGCATTTTGCTCAAAACCTTGCATCTATGCGGAAAATAGCATTGAAGATGAAATCTGAAGGTGGTGTGCAAGGAAATCTTGGCATCCTGGATTTGAGAGAATCTCTAAGTGATCCTAAGTTTCTTAAACTATGCAGTGGTTTGGGCAGAATATATGCAGTGATCCATGAACAAGAGAATTGGAGCTGTACTATGAGGAAAGTTTTGATGGCTGAATTTGAGAATTATGGATCTCGAGTTTGTAGTCCTGAAGATCTTGTTAAATTTATAGACTATGCCGTTTCAAAACTTAGTGGCAATGGCACTGAACAGAACACTTTGCTGTCTGTGTTATATGATGCCCAGCCACGTCAGCAAAATTAG
- the LOC18604026 gene encoding uncharacterized protein LOC18604026, which produces MVREIESGKKSSETIKFLCSYGGKILPRSSDGKLRYVGGLTRVLSVDRSISFTELMVKLVEFCGYSVTLRCQLPNGDLDTLISIKSDEDLRNIIEEYDGAAPSKIRAILSPPKSLKQISPPPSNTSSVNLSSPTSADSDSPLKAVFRRRSISPPRPMAYPVRASYYPCNLQQNPRVFFTAPHSNYYCRH; this is translated from the exons atggtgAGAGAAATTGAATCGGGGAAGAAGAGCTCAGAAACTATCAAGTTTCTTTGTAGTTATGGCGGCAAGATTCTTCCACGTTCTAGCGACGGCAAGCTCCGTTACGTCGGCGGACTCACCAGAGTTCTCTCCGTGGATCGTTCCATTTCGTTTACAG AGCTGATGGTGAAACTCGTTGAGTTTTGTGGATATTCCGTAACGTTGAGGTGTCAGTTACCGAACGGCGATTTAGATACGTTAATTTCGATAAAATCGGACGAGGATTTGAGGAACATAATCGAAGAGTACGATGGAGCGGCTCCGTCGAAGATCCGAGCAATCCTTTCACCGCCGAAGTCACTCAAGCAAATCTCTCCCCCTCCGTCGAATACGTCCAGTGTCAACTTGTCCTCTCCCACGTCAGCCGATTCCGATTCCCCGTTGAAGGCCGTATTCCGTCGACGGAGTATATCTCCGCCACGGCCGATGGCATATCCAGTCAGAGCTTCTTATTATCCCTGCAACCTGCAGCAGAACCCTAGAGTTTTCTTTACCGCTCCTCATTCTAATTACTATTGCCGGCATTGA
- the LOC18604027 gene encoding ran GTPase-activating protein 1: protein MLQIPAFMTQFPSTTRTIPTSFLLPSQWPQPHSEELLLAMEESNLEEKLNEIRDTNRNLVVIGKTTIDNDKEDDDNDADDDDADNAEESEAEEFEQETG, encoded by the exons ATGTTACAGATTCCGGCGTTCATGACGCAGTTCCCATCGACGACGAGGACTATTCCGACGTCGTTTTTGCTTCCATCTCAATGGCCGCAACCCCACAGCGAAGAGCTCCTACTCGCCATGGAAGAATCTAATCTCGAAGAAAAG TTGAATGAAATCAGAGATACTAACAGAAACCTGGTTGTGATTGGGAAGACTACCATCGATAATGATaaagaagatgatgataatgatgcAGACGATGATGATGCTGACAATGCCGAGGAATCTGAGGCTGAGGAGTTTGAGCAAGAAACTGgttga
- the LOC18604028 gene encoding C2 and GRAM domain-containing protein At5g50170 isoform X1: protein MRLYVYVLQAKDLGVEDIYVKLQVGKFKSKTRTLRNTLNPIWNEEFVFRVHDVGEQVVVSVFHHDDDSGFFNASKDLVGRVRIPVWLIADEDNQTLPPTWLSLEKPKTGRFINKDCGKILLTISLHGKGHDNSASHLLYAQSDIHHEDYKELESTCKLSHDIFSFKAPCLKITEGKHLVKAIAGRLEKLFNKNEETSRTDDSSSELSTALSDHEDSLEGLPSSCSFEEAIKLMQSKHNQHEMPENLEGGILLDRMYALSSYDLNKFLFAPNSQFRKDLAELQGTTEVQEGPWTWKSGYDFCLTRVVTYTKAATKLVKAVKATEEQTYIKANGQEFAILISASTPEVPYGSTFKIELLYKIMPGPELSAGEESSHLIISWRINFQQSTMMRSMIEGGVKQGLKESFDQFASLLAQKLKILDSMELSDRDHMLSTLQTEQQSDWELATEYFWNFTVVFTIFMVSFFIVHLILCDSSKVQGLEIDGLDLPDSFGELITGGILIILLQRAYNMVSHFIQARLQRGSDHGVKAQGDGWVLTVALIEGVNLASLDSTGFSDPYVVFTSNGKTRTSCVKLQTRDPQWNEILEFDAMEEPPSVLDIEVFDFDGPFDQATSLGHAEINFLKHTSTELADLWVSLEGKLAQSSQSKLHLRIFLDNNKGVEAIKEYLTKMEKEVGKQLNLRSPHKNSTFQKLFGLPPEEFLISDFTCYLKRKLPVQGRLFLSARIVGFYANLFGHKTKFFFLWEDIEYIQVLPPSLASLGSPSLVIILRKDRGLDVRHGAKSQDEEGRLRFYFQSFVSFNVASRTIMALWRTRTLTLDQKAQIAEEQQDQEERPITLEEVGSIRDVEITKMSKIYSAELPISITSLMEIFDGGNLEHKIMEKSGCINYVTTIWEPVKPGVSERRISYKFNRHVSIFGGEVTCTQQKSPIANDEGWILNEVMVLHDVPFGDHFRVHFMYQIEKSGLAHNACKCDAYIGITWLKSTKFQLRITRNITEKFIHRLKEIFELVEREILFATQQET, encoded by the exons ATGAGGCTGTACGTTTACGTGTTGCAAGCCAAAGACTTGGGTGTGGAGGACATTTACGTGAAACTCCAAGTCGGGAAGTTCAAGTCCAAGACAAGGACTTTGAGAAATACTTTGAATCCGATTTGGAACGAGGAGTTTGTTTTCAGGGTTCATGATGTTGGTGAACAGGTTGTTGTTTCTGTTTTTCACCATGATGATGATTCTGGGTTCTTCAATGCTTCCAAAGATTTGGTTGGTCGGGTTAGGATTCCGGTCTGGTTGATTGCTGATGAAGATAATCAAACCTTGCCTCCAACTTGGCTTTCTCTTGAAAAGCCTAAGACCGGAAGGTTTATCAATAAAGATTGTG GAAAAATTCTCCTCACCATTTCTTTGCATGGAAAAGGGCATGATAATTCAGCCAGTCATCTTCTTTATGCACAGTCAGACATTCACCATGAGGACTACAAAGAATTGGAAAGCACATGCAAATTATCTCATGACATATTTAGTTTCAAAGCTCCATGCCTGAAAATCACAGAAGGTAAACACTTAGTGAAGGCTATTGCAGGCCGTCTTGAAAAGCTTTTCAATAAGAATGAGGAAACCTCAAGAACTGATGATTCATCATCAGAATTATCCACTGCACTATCTGATCATGAGGATTCATTGGAGGGACTCCCCTCTAGTTGCAGCTTTGAAGAAGCAATTAAGTTGATGCAGTCAAAGCACAACCAACATGAAATGCCCGAAAACCTTGAAGGGGGCATCCTTCTTGATAGGATGTATGCATTATCCTCATATGATTTAAATAAGTTTCTTTTTGCACCTAATTCACAGTTCAGGAAAGACCTGGCAGAACTGCAGGGAACAACGGAAGTCCAGGAGGGTCCTTGGACATGGAAATCAGGATATGATTTTTGCTTAACACGAGTTGTTACATACACAAAAGCTGCAACAAAGTTAGTAAAGGCTGTTAAAGCAACAGAAGAGCAGACCTATATCAAAGCAAATGGACAAGAATTTGCCATCCTGATATCTGCAAGTACTCCTGAAGTTCCATATGGAAGTACATTCAAGATCGAGTTACTTTACAAGATAATGCCTGGACCGGAGCTATCAGCAGGAGAAGAATCTTCTCATCTCATAATATCATGGAGAATTAATTTTCAGCAGAGCACAATGATGAGAAGCATGATTGAAGGAGGAGTTAAGCAGGGACTGAAGGAGAGTTTTGATCAGTTTGCTAGCTTGCTAGCTCAGAAACTAAAGATTCTGGATTCCATGGAATTATCAGACAGGGATCATATGCTGTCAACTTTGCAAACAGAGCAGCAGTCAGATTGGGAATTGGCAACTGAATACTTTTGGAATTTCACTGTGGTTTTCACCATTTTTAtggtttcatttttcattgtGCATCTTATACTTTGTGATTCTTCCAAAGTCCAAGGCTTAGAAATTGATGGACTTGATTTGCCTGATAGTTTTGGAGAGCTTATCACAGGTGGAATTTTAATTATACTTTTGCAGCGTGCTTACAACATGGTTTCTCACTTCATACAAGCTAGGTTGCAAAGAG GCAGTGATCATGGAGTCAAAGCCCAAGGTGATGGATGGGTTCTCACTGTCGCTCTAATCGAGGGTGTTAATTTGGCATCCTTGGATTCGACAGGCTTTTCAGACCCTTATGTGGTTTTTACCAGCAATGGTAAAACAAGAACAAGCTGTGTCAAGTTACAAACTCGTGATCCTCAATGGAATG AGATACTTGAGTTTGATGCCATGGAAGAACCCCCATCAGTCCTGGATAttgaagtttttgattttgatggtCCTTTTGACCAGGCTACCTCCCTTGGGCATGCTGAGATCAATTTTTTGAAACATACATCTACCGAACTGGCAGACTTGTGGGTCTCCCTGGAGGGAAAGCTTGCTCAGTCTTCTCAGTCAAAGTTACACTTAAGAATATTTTTGGATAATAACAAAGGAGTTGAAGCTATTAAGGAATATTTAACAAAGATGGAAAAGGAAGTAGGCAAGCAG TTGAATCTACGGTCACCTCACAAGAATTCAACATTTCAGAAACTGTTTGGATTGCCACCCGAAGAATTTCTTATCAGTGACTTTACATGTTACCTGAAGAGAAAACTGCCTGTGCAG GGCCGCCTCTTTCTATCTGCAAGAATTGTGGGGTTTTATGCCAATTTGTTTGGACACAAAACCaagtttttcttcctttgggaAGATATTGAATACATTCAAGTGCTTCCGCCATCGCTGGCGTCTCTGGGTAGCCCTTCTCTAGTCATAATTCTGAGGAAGGATCGAGGTCTTGATGTAAGGCATGGTGCAAAGTCTCAAGATGAAGAAGGAAGactaagattttattttcaatcttTTGTGTCATTCAATGTGGCCAGCAG GACAATAATGGCCTTGTGGAGAACAAGAACTCTGACACTTGATCAAAAAGCACAGATTGCAGAAGAGCAGCAGGATCAAGAGGAAAGACCCATCACACTTGAAGAGGTTGGATCCATTCGGGATGTTGAAATTACAAAGATGTCAAAGATTTATTCTGCTGAACTTCCTATCAGT ATAACATCActaatggaaatttttgatgGAGGAAATTTAGAGCataaaattatggaaaaatCTGGTTGTATTAATTATGTAACGACCATTTGGGAACCTGTAAAGCCTGGTGTTTCTGAAAGACGCATCTCTTACAAGTTCAATCGCCATGTTTCAATCTTTGGAGGGGAAGTCACCTGCACACAACAAAAATCTCCCATTGCAAATGATGAAGGGTGGATTCTGAATGAGGTCATGGTGCTCCACGACGTCCCATTTGGTGACCACTTTCGT GTCCATTTTATGTACCAGATCGAAAAGTCTGGCCTAGCTCACAATGCTTGTAAGTGTGATGCTTACATTGGGATCACCTGGCTAAAAAGCACCAAGTTCCAGCTGAGAATAACTCGAAACATAACGGAGAAATTTATTCATCGATTAAAGGAGATATTCGAACTGGTTGAAAGAGAGATTCTGTTTGCAACTCAACAGGAGACATAG
- the LOC18604028 gene encoding C2 and GRAM domain-containing protein At5g50170 isoform X2 — protein sequence MRLYVYVLQAKDLGVEDIYVKLQVGKFKSKTRTLRNTLNPIWNEEFVFRVHDVGEQVVVSVFHHDDDSGFFNASKDLVGRVRIPVWLIADEDNQTLPPTWLSLEKPKTGRFINKDCGKILLTISLHGKGHDNSASHLLYAQSDIHHEDYKELESTCKLSHDIFSFKAPCLKITEGKHLVKAIAGRLEKLFNKNEETSRTDDSSSELSTALSDHEDSLEGLPSSCSFEEAIKLMQSKHNQHEMPENLEGGILLDRMYALSSYDLNKFLFAPNSQFRKDLAELQGTTEVQEGPWTWKSGYDFCLTRVVTYTKAATKLVKAVKATEEQTYIKANGQEFAILISASTPEVPYGSTFKIELLYKIMPGPELSAGEESSHLIISWRINFQQSTMMRSMIEGGVKQGLKESFDQFASLLAQKLKILDSMELSDRDHMLSTLQTEQQSDWELATEYFWNFTVVFTIFMVSFFIVHLILCDSSKVQGLEIDGLDLPDSFGELITGGILIILLQRAYNMVSHFIQARLQRGSDHGVKAQGDGWVLTVALIEGVNLASLDSTGFSDPYVVFTSNGKTRTSCVKLQTRDPQWNEILEFDAMEEPPSVLDIEVFDFDGPFDQATSLGHAEINFLKHTSTELADLWVSLEGKLAQSSQSKLHLRIFLDNNKGVEAIKEYLTKMEKEVGKQLNLRSPHKNSTFQKLFGLPPEEFLISDFTCYLKRKLPVQGRLFLSARIVGFYANLFGHKTKFFFLWEDIEYIQVLPPSLASLGSPSLVIILRKDRGLDVRHGAKSQDEEGRLRFYFQSFVSFNVASRTIMALWRTRTLTLDQKAQIAEEQQDQEERPITLEEHLGTHIAHILLEVRP from the exons ATGAGGCTGTACGTTTACGTGTTGCAAGCCAAAGACTTGGGTGTGGAGGACATTTACGTGAAACTCCAAGTCGGGAAGTTCAAGTCCAAGACAAGGACTTTGAGAAATACTTTGAATCCGATTTGGAACGAGGAGTTTGTTTTCAGGGTTCATGATGTTGGTGAACAGGTTGTTGTTTCTGTTTTTCACCATGATGATGATTCTGGGTTCTTCAATGCTTCCAAAGATTTGGTTGGTCGGGTTAGGATTCCGGTCTGGTTGATTGCTGATGAAGATAATCAAACCTTGCCTCCAACTTGGCTTTCTCTTGAAAAGCCTAAGACCGGAAGGTTTATCAATAAAGATTGTG GAAAAATTCTCCTCACCATTTCTTTGCATGGAAAAGGGCATGATAATTCAGCCAGTCATCTTCTTTATGCACAGTCAGACATTCACCATGAGGACTACAAAGAATTGGAAAGCACATGCAAATTATCTCATGACATATTTAGTTTCAAAGCTCCATGCCTGAAAATCACAGAAGGTAAACACTTAGTGAAGGCTATTGCAGGCCGTCTTGAAAAGCTTTTCAATAAGAATGAGGAAACCTCAAGAACTGATGATTCATCATCAGAATTATCCACTGCACTATCTGATCATGAGGATTCATTGGAGGGACTCCCCTCTAGTTGCAGCTTTGAAGAAGCAATTAAGTTGATGCAGTCAAAGCACAACCAACATGAAATGCCCGAAAACCTTGAAGGGGGCATCCTTCTTGATAGGATGTATGCATTATCCTCATATGATTTAAATAAGTTTCTTTTTGCACCTAATTCACAGTTCAGGAAAGACCTGGCAGAACTGCAGGGAACAACGGAAGTCCAGGAGGGTCCTTGGACATGGAAATCAGGATATGATTTTTGCTTAACACGAGTTGTTACATACACAAAAGCTGCAACAAAGTTAGTAAAGGCTGTTAAAGCAACAGAAGAGCAGACCTATATCAAAGCAAATGGACAAGAATTTGCCATCCTGATATCTGCAAGTACTCCTGAAGTTCCATATGGAAGTACATTCAAGATCGAGTTACTTTACAAGATAATGCCTGGACCGGAGCTATCAGCAGGAGAAGAATCTTCTCATCTCATAATATCATGGAGAATTAATTTTCAGCAGAGCACAATGATGAGAAGCATGATTGAAGGAGGAGTTAAGCAGGGACTGAAGGAGAGTTTTGATCAGTTTGCTAGCTTGCTAGCTCAGAAACTAAAGATTCTGGATTCCATGGAATTATCAGACAGGGATCATATGCTGTCAACTTTGCAAACAGAGCAGCAGTCAGATTGGGAATTGGCAACTGAATACTTTTGGAATTTCACTGTGGTTTTCACCATTTTTAtggtttcatttttcattgtGCATCTTATACTTTGTGATTCTTCCAAAGTCCAAGGCTTAGAAATTGATGGACTTGATTTGCCTGATAGTTTTGGAGAGCTTATCACAGGTGGAATTTTAATTATACTTTTGCAGCGTGCTTACAACATGGTTTCTCACTTCATACAAGCTAGGTTGCAAAGAG GCAGTGATCATGGAGTCAAAGCCCAAGGTGATGGATGGGTTCTCACTGTCGCTCTAATCGAGGGTGTTAATTTGGCATCCTTGGATTCGACAGGCTTTTCAGACCCTTATGTGGTTTTTACCAGCAATGGTAAAACAAGAACAAGCTGTGTCAAGTTACAAACTCGTGATCCTCAATGGAATG AGATACTTGAGTTTGATGCCATGGAAGAACCCCCATCAGTCCTGGATAttgaagtttttgattttgatggtCCTTTTGACCAGGCTACCTCCCTTGGGCATGCTGAGATCAATTTTTTGAAACATACATCTACCGAACTGGCAGACTTGTGGGTCTCCCTGGAGGGAAAGCTTGCTCAGTCTTCTCAGTCAAAGTTACACTTAAGAATATTTTTGGATAATAACAAAGGAGTTGAAGCTATTAAGGAATATTTAACAAAGATGGAAAAGGAAGTAGGCAAGCAG TTGAATCTACGGTCACCTCACAAGAATTCAACATTTCAGAAACTGTTTGGATTGCCACCCGAAGAATTTCTTATCAGTGACTTTACATGTTACCTGAAGAGAAAACTGCCTGTGCAG GGCCGCCTCTTTCTATCTGCAAGAATTGTGGGGTTTTATGCCAATTTGTTTGGACACAAAACCaagtttttcttcctttgggaAGATATTGAATACATTCAAGTGCTTCCGCCATCGCTGGCGTCTCTGGGTAGCCCTTCTCTAGTCATAATTCTGAGGAAGGATCGAGGTCTTGATGTAAGGCATGGTGCAAAGTCTCAAGATGAAGAAGGAAGactaagattttattttcaatcttTTGTGTCATTCAATGTGGCCAGCAG GACAATAATGGCCTTGTGGAGAACAAGAACTCTGACACTTGATCAAAAAGCACAGATTGCAGAAGAGCAGCAGGATCAAGAGGAAAGACCCATCACACTTGAAGAG catttagGAACTCACATTGCACATATCCTTTTGGAAGTGCGTCCATGA